The genomic window AGCAACAGCCTTGTTGTACATCTGTTTTCTAGTACCACAACAAAATCTATATTACTATTATTCACAGCTTTGAAATGTAAGAACTTAAGAGTTGAGAAATTAAAAGATTTGACCATAGTTGCACATTAAGTAGGTCTGCGAGATCTAAAACTTCAGAACTTGGACAACaacttctacattcttttctctatgctttttccttcttttcttcctcttgtttcACCTCTTCCCCAGTCTTCTTTGCCAGCAGTTCACAAAGCACTTAGGAAACCCTCATATGTGGCATTTCTAGCTGAAGAGGTAGCTGACCCTCTGTAATGCtaaatttaaaaatgcatttcagTCCCTTGCATTCCAACTGGCATACTTtttaagaacccagggtcacctccagcCAAGTTCTACTACAATGCTTCACCAGggtgtggaggtgaccctgggttctcaaaaaGAATATACCAGCAGAGAACAAGCTCTGACAGGCTTTAACAAGTAAGAAAGACTTCAAGTATGGGCCTGTAGTAGACTATATGTCTTATCATCTGACTAGAAGCCTGGTTAAGTTTGTAGAGGCTCACGATCATGTTGGTCACATGGTGCTGACATATTCAGCCATACTGACATTCTATATTGAAAACCATCTACCAAgctatcaagcatttattaaatagctgCAAAGTGCTAGGCACTGCTGCATTGTCATCATCACCAATGGAGAGAGTACCCACACTGGTGAAACCATGGGTCCTTGGAAGTATTTCacctcccactttttttttttattatccatGTATACtgctttgtttcctctttttctgaATCAAAAAAATTTCTCTCTCAGCAATAATGAATTCTTGATATTGATTCTTTATATTCTTGAGATTTGGTGATGAAGATTTTCaaagagttggaaaaaataatggGAGGCATATTCCtgggtagggagggggaaaggaagaagcaaaacaaacctaCGCGGCTACAATCTGAAATACCTAAAATTGTGGAatcctttttcctctcctaattaaaaacaaaaacaaaaactgaaatttGTTCAACTGACACAGCTGTAATGATCATCATATGATAACCATAAGGTCATAAGTCACTGAACTACTCCAACCAACATGAAATAAATTACTTGCTAAATTGGATGCCATTTCACAATAGCTTTCAAAACCTGGCTACCAAATAAACTTTCATAATAGCCATTGTCAAATATTACTGTTGCGTATTATGAAATCAACTGGAATAAAGGCTAGCTTTTTAATAAAAGGAGCTACTACATtcctgaaaatgaaaattcaaggTAAGAAAATATACTAAGCACATAAAATGAACCAGATCATTAGATTTTCCATTTGCCTCTATGTAAAATTTTAGACCACTGGAGTGCACATGGAACAAGTATAAAATAAGATCTGTTTTCACTATTAAGCAACCACAAGCTGTAATGTAGACACCTCTAATCCCTGACacactaaatttttaaaaaacagaattaaggtTAACAGCactgaaaaagatgaaaattaacCCTGTTTTTTAAAGTAGTACACTCAACAATACACATTAAGTCATTAATATTTAAACTGACACAAtggtaaaattaagggatgacaCACTTTCATACAAGATCATTGAATGTAAGGACTATAGCCATATATTTAAATAGGTTAATTAAATTAGTATCTAATGCTTTTAGAAACCATAATTTATCCTATATCAATACCATTATAAAAGAATTTACTTTCCTATTAACTGGAAAGCAACACAACAGTtatacaaagaaattaatttaactAAGGAGTGGaatttctcccattttaattatgttcttttaaaaatcccattatattttgttttctaagaCAACAGGCTCAATAAATAtggaacaaataaaaacaatcttagcagaaatattttaaaaggatttaAATACAACAATCCCATCCTTTAAGAAAACATCCAATTACAGGTTTCAGAATCACTATTAATTTTGATTTCGACTTAGCAATGGCCAAACCAAAATCCTCATCCACCTCTTTTCTCACTCCCCTTCTACCTACTGTACATCAATTTCCTTATGTAAAAAGTCTTGTCCTGCAGCAAGTTTCTTTCCATTGGTTGTAGATACTGCTGATTCAGGAACTGTTTTCACTTTGCTAAATTTATCTTAATTTTGGCAATCTGCCACCATTCTACACTGTCCCTTCTACTCTTCCCCATGTTAACTTAAAAATCCTTAGGGAAATCCTATTAATAAAACATCCAAAAAATTACAGTAATCATATATTAATATTTGCATCAAAAAAGTGTACGTTGCTTGTTCTTTAAATAGATAAAAGTATTTTGGGGTTGGATTTCTCATCTTTACTACTCTAAgactgaaatggaaaaaatccactcTCCTGCCCCCCAAAATATCTTAATACACACTGGAAAAAATTACATTCTAGTAAGTTATACACCAAATTACCTTAGGACTGAAATAAACACAAACCAAACTCAAAGAAAAAGGATACAGAATGTTaaagatttctctttttaaatggcatttttaaaacaggagaattttaattttctataaAACATGTGATGTAGAAATAGAAGCTAGGGTAGAAAAGAATAAGAGAACTTGAACCTGTAGGTACTTAAATAAGCTTATTATGTATGATTTCTTAAAATCGCCTATGAAAATATAGAATTGCTCTTTTCAGATATAAActgaaaggaaatatttattgaaaaatcTTTATGTGATGAATAAAACCTATTCCCCTCTACCCATTAGTTTGgcttataattattattataattaattctCACTTCACACAAATATACTATCAGAGTTCATTTATTCATGAAGTTTTATGGTTATCCTAAGGGAAGCAAGTGATATTCAGCACTATATCAAATATCACTTTGCCTATTCAACACATTCCAATAATGTACGTGTATCTcaaagttatatatgtgtatttctgcatgtatatatagacatatatactaTAGTAGTATATTAAATTCTGCTTAAGAAAAGTATATTTTGCTTGTTTGCTCTTTAAGAAGATAATGTGGAATAAAATTTGCTTCCTTcacctcaaaatattttaatgcgtattgaaaaaaaatctgagaaatgGCATGCCAAATTACTTTAGCACTAAAATGTACACAGAGATCAAATTCAAGGaaacatttatatgcatatatgtcacatatttaagttttataaatacacatatcAAGGTTATCTCCTATTAAGGCAAGCCATCATGACCTAAttattaaagagaagaaaaagtattcATATACTGTTCAAAAGTGCTCACTGGGTTTATTCCAAATCTCATGTAGATATTGTATTTACTAACATAACTGGGCTTCTTCTGTCACTTAGAGGTTAAGGGATAAATCCAGGCTTATATAATCCATCAATTAATGTCAATGCTCATACTTTCATGTCTAAGTCTTTCACGCTAAAGTCAAATATCCAAATTTAAGACTCTTTCTGACCAAAATTACAAAGATTCCTGCTGTCATTTTTATCAACATATTAGTTCACAAAGTAAATTTCAGTATAAATCATTCAAAAAATTTCTATGGGCAGGTCTCACATTCTGCAGCAGATAAAGCACAAAATAATCCAGCTATCTAGTCCAGTTATAGCATCATAGGATCAATCATTGCTTTAGAATTGGAACAGGGCCTTAAAGGTCAAGTCCAgattcctcatttcatagatgaggaaactcaggaccagaggttaagtgacttgaccagggtctcaAGGCTGTAATATAAACAAAATCTAAATTTAAAGTtagcagctagctggcacagtagatggagtgctgggcttggaatctggaagacataCTTATCTTGGTggcttcaaatctggtctcagacagtaGTTATGTGAcagcacaacaacaacaataaatttaaattagTTTATCAATTATAAATATGAAACTGAGTATTCCAAGAATATTATGGGAAGAAATTTCAAGGGTATCTATTAATTTCTATAAGCAAGTCTTAACATTTGTATTCTAAAGGTACCCAATCTTAACGTATTTAGATAGCTCAATGATGTAAAGAAGCTttgtcagggaagttttcctaAGAAAAACCATTTCCCTGACTCTTATAAAACATATGGCCCTTTTCTGTTTTCAAATGAAGGAAGAGTAGACCACAAAGGAACAATGAAAATATACTTTGTATTAAACTATGTACATACACTATAATTCTCTCAATATCTTCTTAATAACTACAACATTAAAAGAACCAAAACCAAATAAGCAATCTTTCAATATATGCAATCTTACTACATGACTGACTTTCACAGAATAAATTAATCCTGAAAGGCATAGAAGCAACCAATACCAAGAAGAAATTGTAACAGTGtcaaggaaaaataggaaggaaggaaagaaagagggatggaaggaaaggggagtaggaagatgggaaggaaggaaagaaggagggaaggaagatgggaaggaagggagagaggaagtaaggtaggaaagaaagaagagaaatagtttTTAATTTTACTCATTACTCACTAGAAAAGTTTCCATTAAGAATGACATTAAACAATGATTTCAAAAAGAATCCTTCCCCTTGTCACTAACACATTTCCTCCTACAAAACCTCAAACTGAATTTTTTGACATCTATGCAGCACTATGCTAATAGGCAACATGGACATGGATTTTCATCACTCGAGCTTTTACATCCATGACACCTAAAGATCATCagtattctctctcttccatctcaTGAAGTTAAGAATCCAGTAGTCAACAGAAGTGCTAGCAAGCTACCAGACTtgccttcttccccctctctagAATCCTAAACCGCACACTGAACTCCAAAGTTGATATTTCTCTTGTGTTTCCTCCTATTTTAGTCCTTTAAAACAGTCAATATGAATTAGTCTTAAGAATATtgcaaaatcaaaacaaataaaataagttaACCTGAACAATCCAGTTCTCTTTACAACATAGTTTCAACactaaaggcaaaaaaaattctgaaaaggcAGTCATAAGTCAATATCTTCCTATCAATGTAATGATTATGTTGCATGTGGActtttcacatttaaaaatagattaatttgGAACCTTCTAACTTATTTTTCTTACGTTGACCTGGGCAGAATGAGGTCCAGAACTTTTATCGTTTGACTATCAGTACATTTGACTCTAAAGCTTAATTAAGCAAGGTGTTTCTTCTTTAAACTACAGCACCAATGCTAAGTACTTATTTTTGATCACTCAATGTTTTAgacacaaattttaaagaatttctaAAAGTGTAGTATATAGCTAAAATGTCTATTACCCAGAAAAAGCCAAgttaaaaaagacttaaaaattgaactagcagattttttttccttttaagtcttTTCACATTTGCAATGAACATATTAGGGATAAGTATTGTCACACATAAAGGCAGTATGCAGCTGTCACCTCAAAATTAGCTTTAAATTGTTCTCTAAGGGCCCATGATCAAGACTAATGTTTAGCTAGAACCCAGTAATATAAAAGAACAGTAGAAAAGCAACCATTTTGAGTCATATCAATGTTGCTCACTTGAAAACAATAGATTGATTCAATCTGAATCAAAGAAACATTGAAACTGAAAAGAAACATTGTTTCAATTTATCTGAGTGAATTTCTCTTCTGGGTAATTCTAGTTCCCCAATTCCAACTAAGTTGATGCCATAATGTATAaaatttccaaagaaaagttAACAAAGGAAGTTGCCCAACCCATCATCAGTTTAACTTGAAACACTGAAGAGCAGTAAACAAAAATAATCACATCAAGTAGATTCACAGAAGGTTGAGAGCTAACAAGGGCCTTAGAGAGgacctagtccaactccctccttttacagaggaggaaactgacagAAGGAATGCCCCAGGTCACTGAAGGAACAAGACAGTAATACTCCCTTTTCTTAGCTCTCAGGGTTGTGTTGACAATCCATTAAGAATGTGTATAGTTAGAGAGTTACAAAGTGCTATGAATTCGTAATTCGGCCATTTAAGGGTGTGTtcacttaaaacttttttttgtatatatctgCTGCATTCACACAGAATGCAAAATGATGTATCTTGTTTCATATATTTAATATCTGGGCaaggaaaatgaaagcaaaatgatAGGGCTTATAATTATGAGCACAAAATGCTCTGAAAATCCTCAAGTGTTTCATAAAACACAGTATTTTCCATGGCATGGTTACGTATTTTATAAAGCAATCTAATAGTGTTATAGCTGTTCAACTTGGAAATTAATGAAGGAGCTATTTTTCAGAGAGTTAAACATATACAATCACAGATTTTATTGTCCAAAGTTCTAGGTATAAATAAAGATGGTTAAAAGAAGTCTTTAAATGCAAAACACAAATGCCTACTCCCTAATACAAATGCATAATGTCCCTTACCAAACacattttatgaaagataatgattataaatgattttcttccaaataaaaaataaatattacttaaACAAAATGTAATTAGAAAGTCTTAAATAACACAAAGAACCGTTCAGTTTAGTTTACTTAATTAAACAATGACCAAATCTTTCAGAAATCTGCAAAATTCTCCATCTAACTTTCTTAACACAAATGTTCCCACTACAGAAATGTGGAAAGATCTACCCAGTGTAAAATGTGGTCGTGGACCAGATATAAAATCCTCAACAAAAAGTAAACAAGACTACTAAACAATATTAATATTTACAGGGAAATATGATACAGTATCATATTCAAAGAAAATTGAACCAACATTATTCTTAACATCTTCTACTGTCAAAAGACTTCGACTCACAATCTTTCTCCACCAAACCTAAATAGGTTAAAAATCAAAGCCTTTTGTTTTGGATTGAAGACCTGACTGCTTTCCGGAGAGCTTCCTATCAAAATATGGAAAACAGGGTTGTATATTAAATCCCAAGATCAAGAAAGCTTTTAATGACCTGACAATGAAGAGGGAATGAACTAAGCAAATGACATCCTGAGGATATAAGCTCCACAAAATCTGTGTTCAAGTGTAAATTTGAGAATTTTCAGCAACACTGAGAAGTCCCCAAAAAGGATAATCAGAGGTTTCTTATTTCATTTACATTCTGAGTCCTGTGGGCAAGAACCAGGTCTTATTTAGTATTCTGTACCGTGGCTACCATATACTACCAAAATTCAATAAATGGAAACATAAACAAGTTCTGCAACAAACACTCTGGATGACCAGCAAGACTCCCGGTTGactctaatttttaaatcttCAGTCCTTTCACATTGTTAGCATAAACTAACATATTATTCATAAATATGTAAGTATAGAAGCTTGATATTTTCATTAGCATGTTATATAGAAGTACATTTACATTGTTATGGAATTATATATCCTGCAACAGGCAGCTAATTCAGCACGAACTATAATGAAGACGCTTTGATTTGGGCAAAAGCAATTATACTCTGCCCTTATGTCACACCTGAGGGAACATGTGGGTCGTTCAAAGACAACGAACACATTGAAAAAAACATAGCAAATGGTCTCAGACCgactcttttaaaagaaaatattagtaTGTCTCTTACCTTGAATATCCATTAGAAAAAACAGATCTATTagtgaaatttagagttcccAAGGAAGTCAAGTTGTCATCTCCCTGGCACCTATTCCAACTTTCTGAACCAACAGAAATGGGTGGAATGACATTAAATACAGGCTTGTGATCCTGCTGCTGAGAAAGGGACGAAGTATTCAAGTCGTAGTGGTACATCTGTCCCCCTGAGGTACTCACACCATGAACAGAAATGGCAGACATCTTGTTACCAATTACATTTGCCCCAGAAAAACTTCCTTGACAGTAAACTGGGCCCAGTTTCTCCTGTTTAATTACCCCAGGAGTACAAAGTTCAAtaaaatcttccttttctgttttcactTGAGGCAATGGCATATTAGAACTGGGCAAAATCAGACCCCCCTGCTCAGTAattttaggcttagtgtccggcAAAATAAGAGGTTTGCAGTCTTCatctacattttcttctaaaagAAATGACTCATCTGTTGCCAAAGGAGAAAGCAAACAGTTTTCTTCTAACAAGGGGTCTAATCTCCAAGGGCTCTCATTTGCTTCCTTACTTGGGGACCCAGAGGACAATTccaaatcatgtaaaatatcAAAGGTACTTTGGTCTTCAGTATACAATTTTGCATTGCCATCATTAGTGCCAGTCAGGCCCTTTTTTAAAGTCGGCTTTTCTAAAGCTTTATCGAAATTAGATGTTGTTGGAAATTCATTGTCTGTAGCAGAAGATGCTGAACTCTTGGGACTTTGGGGCACCCTGGATGATTTACTGAGGTTTGCGATGCTCTCTTCAAGAAGCCTAAAATCTGTTTCACCAGAAGAAACACCAATTTGGCCCTGTTGGGGAAATACCAGATCGTTTCCCATCACTTTTGAATCTGTATCACCCATGTAGAGTCCCATTGAGAGTGAGACCGCCTTGGAGAGGTCTGCCTGCTGTGCACTGCTTGTTGATCCTTTAGAATAGTCACCCAAAAGAGGTTGCTGCTTAGAGTCTGACTGAGAAGTAGCAGCCAATGAGGATGAAGGTGCAGGAATCTTCACAGTAGCTCCACCCCTTATCGTTTTATAAAAGTCCATTACATTTCCTCTGCTTCGACCATGTATACTTTTGGGGGTTTCTTCTCCAAGGGAGGGACTTAATGATTCCTTTGAGTCCATCAGTTAATACCAGCTAAAAAAGAACATATACACCATAACTAAATAAGCCACAAATACATTCACATCAGCATTTCAGTGATAGGATTAGATTCGTAATATGACAGAAGCTCAACACGTATGGGTTCTACTAATCTTACTCCCCATCACCAGAAGGGGTAGTTTCTCTCTTTCCAGAGTTATTATAATAGCTTTTCCTCTGCTTCATTAAATGTACCATTCTATATACTGCAGACCACCTGCAAACCTAACAGCAAAATTAGGAGATGATGCTTTGCCATTCATTTGACCATTGGTGTAAAAATATAATGCACAACGATGCCTGTGATTAAtagttaaaaattattatttttgaagCTTATTAGATTATATATCATTGTATTATGAAAGGTGGGAAAATAACTAAAACCTATCAGGATCCATCACTTTTTAATCAATAGTGCAACAGCAAATACGGCACCAGAATGCTGCTACTTACTCCCTAAATTTCCCAACTGCAGTTCTCCATCTATACCCATTACCTATCATA from Notamacropus eugenii isolate mMacEug1 chromosome 1, mMacEug1.pri_v2, whole genome shotgun sequence includes these protein-coding regions:
- the NR3C1 gene encoding glucocorticoid receptor isoform X1, with translation MDSKESLSPSLGEETPKSIHGRSRGNVMDFYKTIRGGATVKIPAPSSSLAATSQSDSKQQPLLGDYSKGSTSSAQQADLSKAVSLSMGLYMGDTDSKVMGNDLVFPQQGQIGVSSGETDFRLLEESIANLSKSSRVPQSPKSSASSATDNEFPTTSNFDKALEKPTLKKGLTGTNDGNAKLYTEDQSTFDILHDLELSSGSPSKEANESPWRLDPLLEENCLLSPLATDESFLLEENVDEDCKPLILPDTKPKITEQGGLILPSSNMPLPQVKTEKEDFIELCTPGVIKQEKLGPVYCQGSFSGANVIGNKMSAISVHGVSTSGGQMYHYDLNTSSLSQQQDHKPVFNVIPPISVGSESWNRCQGDDNLTSLGTLNFTNRSVFSNGYSSPGMRPDVSSSPSSSSTTAGPPPKLCLVCSDEASGCHYGVLTCGSCKVFFKRAVEGRQHNYLCAGRNDCIIDKIRRKNCPACRYRKCLQAGMNLEARKTKKKIKGIQQPNPATTRENSESPVNKTMVPASLPQLTPTLVSLLEVIEPEVLYSGYDSSVPDSTWRIMSTLNMLGGRQVIAAVKWAKAIPGFRNLHLDDQMTLLQYSWMFLMSFALGWRSYKQASGSLLCFAPDLVINEQRMNLPCMYDQCKHMLLVSSELQRLQVSYEEYLCMKTLLLLSSVPKEGLKSQSLFDEIRMTYIKELGKAIVKREGNSSQNWQRFYQLTKLLDSMHEIVENLLNYCFQTFLDKTMSIEFPEMLAEIISNQIPKYSNGNIKKLLFHQK
- the NR3C1 gene encoding glucocorticoid receptor isoform X2; this encodes MDSKESLSPSLGEETPKSIHGRSRGNVMDFYKTIRGGATVKIPAPSSSLAATSQSDSKQQPLLGDYSKGSTSSAQQADLSKAVSLSMGLYMGDTDSKVMGNDLVFPQQGQIGVSSGETDFRLLEESIANLSKSSRVPQSPKSSASSATDNEFPTTSNFDKALEKPTLKKGLTGTNDGNAKLYTEDQSTFDILHDLELSSGSPSKEANESPWRLDPLLEENCLLSPLATDESFLLEENVDEDCKPLILPDTKPKITEQGGLILPSSNMPLPQVKTEKEDFIELCTPGVIKQEKLGPVYCQGSFSGANVIGNKMSAISVHGVSTSGGQMYHYDLNTSSLSQQQDHKPVFNVIPPISVGSESWNRCQGDDNLTSLGTLNFTNRSVFSNGYSSPGMRPDVSSSPSSSSTTAGPPPKLCLVCSDEASGCHYGVLTCGSCKVFFKRAVEGQHNYLCAGRNDCIIDKIRRKNCPACRYRKCLQAGMNLEARKTKKKIKGIQQPNPATTRENSESPVNKTMVPASLPQLTPTLVSLLEVIEPEVLYSGYDSSVPDSTWRIMSTLNMLGGRQVIAAVKWAKAIPGFRNLHLDDQMTLLQYSWMFLMSFALGWRSYKQASGSLLCFAPDLVINEQRMNLPCMYDQCKHMLLVSSELQRLQVSYEEYLCMKTLLLLSSVPKEGLKSQSLFDEIRMTYIKELGKAIVKREGNSSQNWQRFYQLTKLLDSMHEIVENLLNYCFQTFLDKTMSIEFPEMLAEIISNQIPKYSNGNIKKLLFHQK